The Corythoichthys intestinalis isolate RoL2023-P3 chromosome 1, ASM3026506v1, whole genome shotgun sequence genome has a segment encoding these proteins:
- the rxfp3.3a2 gene encoding relaxin-3 receptor 1: protein MEVTLNQSEALNRSAHGEETFEGGADGSPFLRILISVVYSVVCAVGLVGNLLVFYLMRLRQGRKKSAINFFIINLAVTDFQFVLTLPFWAVDTALDFSWPFGDTMCKVVLSLTVMNMYASVFFLTAMSVTRYLSVTSALKRSAHRWSRCVKWVCASLWVAATVATAPTAVFSAVTVVAGEKLCLLKFPEGHDWLALYHIQKILVAFIIPLLIVSVNYLMLLRFIKRKSMCVNSRQKRSKVTKSVAIVVLSFFCCWMPNHAITFWGVLVKFNAANWNWSYYMVHAYVFPITVCLAHANSCLNPVLYCLMRPEIRKMLSALFWRAPTPCTGSKDACKAHSDTPGHIQAVRTTANVDFTLSVVGN, encoded by the coding sequence ATGGAAGTCACGTTAAACCAAAGTGAAGCGTTGAACCGAAGCGCGCATGGCGAGGAGACTTTCGAAGGGGGCGCAGACGGGAGCCCTTTCCTGAGGATCCTCATCTCGGTAGTCTACTCGGTGGTCTGCGCCGTGGGCTTGGTAGGAAATCTGCTAGTCTTTTACCTCATGAGACTACGACAAGGACGGAAGAAGTCGGCCATCAACTTTTTTATCATCAACCTGGCGGTGACCGACTTTCAGTTCGTGTTGACACTGCCCTTCTGGGCCGTGGACACGGCTTTGGACTTCAGCTGGCCATTCGGAGACACCATGTGCAAAGTGGTGCTGTCCCTCACCGTCATGAACATGTACGCCAGTGTCTTCTTCCTCACTGCCATGAGCGTCACCAGATATTTGTCCGTCACTTCGGCGCTCAAGCGGTCCGCGCACAGATGGTCTCGGTGCGTCAAGTGGGTGTGCGCCTCCCTGTGGGTTGCGGCCACGGTGGCCACGGCTCCCACCGCGGTCTTCTCCGCCGTCACCGTGGTCGCCGGAGAAAAACTCTGCCTCCTGAAATTCCCGGAAGGACACGACTGGCTCGCTCTTTATCACATCCAAAAAATACTCGTAGCTTTTATTATCCCTCTGCTTATCGTCTCCGTCAACTACCTGATGCTCCTGCGCTTTATCAAACGCAAGAGCATGTGCGTCAACAGCCGACAGAAGAGGTCCAAAGTCACCAAATCGGTGGCCATTGTTGTTTTATCCTTTTTCTGCTGTTGGATGCCAAACCACGCCATCACTTTCTGGGGCGTTTTGGTCAAATTTAACGCAGCCAACTGGAATTGGTCCTACTACATGGTGCACGCGTATGTATTTCCAATCACTGTGTGCTTGGCGCACGCTAATAGTTGCTTGAACCCCGTACTCTACTGTCTAATGAGGCCAGAGATCAGGAAGATGCTAAGTGCTTTATTCTGGAGGGCTCCCACTCCTTGCACCGGCAGCAAGGACGCATGCAAAGCGCACTCTGATACGCCCggccacatccaagcggtcaggACTACTGCtaatgtcgacttcaccttgtcTGTCGTCGGTAACTAA